A genome region from Ctenopharyngodon idella isolate HZGC_01 chromosome 5, HZGC01, whole genome shotgun sequence includes the following:
- the unga gene encoding uracil DNA glycosylase a isoform X2, translating to MIGQKSIKSFFSPASKKRNLDEILSCAGDDGKKQKLESDAVTFSPSLSPEQLERISRNKKAALERLAAHQAAPDGIGESWKKALTAEFGKNYFKSLMSFVAEERKKHTIYPPSHEVFTWTRTCDIQDVKVVILGQDPYHGPNQAHGLCFSVQRPVPPPPSLVNIFKELASDINGFEQPGHGDLTGWANQGVLLLNAVLTVRAHQANSHKDKGWEIFTDAVVHWLSTNMEGLVFILWGSYAQKKGAAINKKRHHVLQAVHPSPLSAHRGFFGCKHFSKTNELLKKSGKKPIDWSAL from the exons ATGATCGGACAGAAGAGTATTAAGTCGTTCTTCTCGCCAGCGTCCAAAAAAAGGAATCTGGACGAGATTCTTTCATGCGCAGGAGATGAT GGGAAAAAGCAAAAGTTGGAGAGCGACGCCGTTACATTCTCACCATCACTGAGTCCTGAGCAACTTGAACGGATCTCCAGAAACAAAAAGGCGGCTCTGGAACGGCTCGCTGCACACCAAGCTGCTCCGGACGGGATCGGAGAGAGCTGGAAGAAAGCGCTCACCGCAGAATTCGGAAAGAACTACTTTAAGTCA TTGATGTCTTTTGTCGCTGAGGAGAGGAAAAAACACACCATCTATCCACCTTCACATGAAGTCTTCACCTGGACACGAACTTGTGACATACAAGAT GTGAAGGTTGTGATACTTGGCCAGGACCCGTATCATGGGCCAAACCAGGCTCATGGGCTTTGCTTCAGTGTTCAGAGACCTGTGCCACCTCCACCAAG CTTGGTGAACATATTCAAAGAACTGGCTTCAGACATCAACGGCTTTGAGCAACCCGGTCATGGAGATCTTACTGGATGGGCAAATCAAG GAGTTCTGTTGCTGAATGCTGTGCTGACTGTGCGTGCACACCAGGCCAACTCTCACAAAGACAAGGGCTGGGAGATTTTCACAGATGCTGTGGTACACTGGCTCAGCACTAACATGGAGGGTCTTGTTTTTATTCTCTGGGGCTCTTATGCTCAAAAGAAAGGGGCTGCAATTAACAAG AAACGACACCATGTTCTGCAAGCTGTCCATCCCTCGCCACTGTCTGCTCACCGTGGCTTCTTCGGATGTAAACATTTCTCAAAGACCAATGAACTACTAAAGAAGTCAGGAAAGAAGCCCATTGACTGGAGCGCTTTGTGA
- the unga gene encoding uracil DNA glycosylase a isoform X1, with protein sequence MFSNIACLSFLNVRMPALLAKRTWNSTKYVKISPQGKKQKLESDAVTFSPSLSPEQLERISRNKKAALERLAAHQAAPDGIGESWKKALTAEFGKNYFKSLMSFVAEERKKHTIYPPSHEVFTWTRTCDIQDVKVVILGQDPYHGPNQAHGLCFSVQRPVPPPPSLVNIFKELASDINGFEQPGHGDLTGWANQGVLLLNAVLTVRAHQANSHKDKGWEIFTDAVVHWLSTNMEGLVFILWGSYAQKKGAAINKKRHHVLQAVHPSPLSAHRGFFGCKHFSKTNELLKKSGKKPIDWSAL encoded by the exons ATGTTTTCAAATATAGCTTGTcttagttttttaaatgtacgaATGCCGGCCCTTTTGGCCAAACGAACATGGAATTCAACGAAATACGTTAAAATATCGCCTCAGGGGAAAAAGCAAAAGTTGGAGAGCGACGCCGTTACATTCTCACCATCACTGAGTCCTGAGCAACTTGAACGGATCTCCAGAAACAAAAAGGCGGCTCTGGAACGGCTCGCTGCACACCAAGCTGCTCCGGACGGGATCGGAGAGAGCTGGAAGAAAGCGCTCACCGCAGAATTCGGAAAGAACTACTTTAAGTCA TTGATGTCTTTTGTCGCTGAGGAGAGGAAAAAACACACCATCTATCCACCTTCACATGAAGTCTTCACCTGGACACGAACTTGTGACATACAAGAT GTGAAGGTTGTGATACTTGGCCAGGACCCGTATCATGGGCCAAACCAGGCTCATGGGCTTTGCTTCAGTGTTCAGAGACCTGTGCCACCTCCACCAAG CTTGGTGAACATATTCAAAGAACTGGCTTCAGACATCAACGGCTTTGAGCAACCCGGTCATGGAGATCTTACTGGATGGGCAAATCAAG GAGTTCTGTTGCTGAATGCTGTGCTGACTGTGCGTGCACACCAGGCCAACTCTCACAAAGACAAGGGCTGGGAGATTTTCACAGATGCTGTGGTACACTGGCTCAGCACTAACATGGAGGGTCTTGTTTTTATTCTCTGGGGCTCTTATGCTCAAAAGAAAGGGGCTGCAATTAACAAG AAACGACACCATGTTCTGCAAGCTGTCCATCCCTCGCCACTGTCTGCTCACCGTGGCTTCTTCGGATGTAAACATTTCTCAAAGACCAATGAACTACTAAAGAAGTCAGGAAAGAAGCCCATTGACTGGAGCGCTTTGTGA